Below is a window of Maylandia zebra isolate NMK-2024a linkage group LG19, Mzebra_GT3a, whole genome shotgun sequence DNA.
ggggggcaaagaaaaaacaagaaggtattggaaccggagaatgaacattttgcggtgctgcaaatgcttgcatttgatgcggtagtttgattgttttgccacgagttcccggcatgcaatgcgcgaaaatcacgtgattgctaaacaagggagtgggtgcatccggcctcctcggctgtaattggtccagcccagagtcgatcatgaccaactggccaatccaacacctttcattatatatacccttcctaaaaaaaaaaaaaatccatcggcccataaaaacaaaaaatcaccaacggcccaccgggcaaatgcccggtatgcccgatggccagtccagctatgagtgttggggagtaacggaatacatgtaccgccgttacgtatttaaaatacaaaatatgagtaactgtattccgttacagttaccgtttaaaaaggtggtattcagagtacagttactttgttgaaataaatggattacactgcggtactttcctgtttcattttgtcgcgggtcaggactgtttgggttttgtttgacagctacgttctgttgttccaggcggcagcgttacggttgccatgattacagggcgacgctctctctctctctgcgactgtgtgtttcctaggtgagagagcgccttttcgttgttgttgttgtgctaagctaacaggcagaatgctacaagcatagcggttcgaatccacttaacggataccctgaggtacccctgagcaaggtaccgtccctacacactgctccccgggcgcctgcttagtgggctacccactgcttcactgagtgaatgggtcaaatgcagagaaaaaacaagtaatttccccatggggatcaataaagtatccattattattattattattattattattaaagaatgtagcatcatgggcagtgtagtccgtgttgcagggagaatggactgccatacacgttatgggtctgtgagcgcgaggagggagaaaaaggggagtggaaaggtacgagttgtcatcgaggaaaaacgggagctggaagcatgtaaatataataataaccacttcagccaagaagagtgcctgatgagcccagttgtaagtaagctattaagactcgactgtacaccgtgttcgtgttttcctccgaaaacaataagttccgttggagcagtctttcaacgcctctctctgtctctcgcaagaaaagttgacccacacaacaaagtagagCTAGTTTTCGGCGacaagccgacagggaccccgccgtattagtcagaggtccctttactacagttcggagtcgcggaccttcagtaatagtaataaatcacacagcaatagtacattcacgttgttgtaaaaagcatgataatatattaagtaatccaaagtattcagaatacgttactgtcattgagtaacgtaacggaatacgttacagaatacattttggggcatgtattctgtattttgtaatggaatacattttaaaagtaaccttcccaacactggctacgtttgtgctggtttgtgctgctaaaatttttgcttgtgctgcttctgttttaaagatattaatgaaaatgtaaaggtcaaaagaagtcacttggatgagtgacgaaacgtttctccaactgaaaatgtccagatgaacagaatcaaccttttgggatttacttacctggatgattaagcacgcatcaagacgttattttattaaaatttttaaaatgttagcagcGCAAACAAAAACgtttgcagcacaaacgcttgacatcaattttgtttgattccattaatatggggtggctggttgacctctgttgacctctagaaatctttgttaatatctttaaaatgatagcggcacaaacaaaaatttttgcagcacaaaccagcacaaacgtttgacatcaattttgtttgatttgggtaatgtgagttgaccttttgacctttaccttttcattaatatctttaaaacagaggcagcataAAGGAAAATTTTAACACtgaacgtagcacagttgattgacaccccttttgtttgatttaattaatgtgggggggctggttgacctctgatgacctctagaaatttttattaatatctttaaaatgatagtagcacaaacgaaaatttttgcagcacaaaccagcacaaacgtagcacaaacgtttgataccacttttgttggatttgaagacagtcagctgtgatatatggggcgccgtttgtaaagtgaaacatgcttTTTCGAGTAATTctttacaacatttagtaaaatatttgtaacttttcatcaaatgttaaatattaaatctaaatgttaaatattatatttaaatctaaatgttaaatgttaaatctaaatgttaaatgttaaatctaaatgtttagGCTAATATGCAAATTTATTGTACGGATCAACGgaaattccaaaataaaagcttcccgAAAACCTCTGGTGCAAAATTGTGTCTGTTCTCCTCCTCACTTCTCCCCGCCATGTGCTGCTTCACTTCTTGCCTACGAGCATGTCCAGCGATTTTGCTGGACATGTGCTGCAGCGATTGTAAAGTGGAGACTGCAGCTGCTAAGAGTGCAGTACTGCTGAACCTTTGGAGGGCCGACAAAACGGATCTTCCGATGTTTTCAGCTAAATCGCCGGACGTGCTTTCTCATGGTCGGGTTatggctgaattccagtggAATGACGGTCCCGCCataatagacgttccagccatGTGTTCCAGCCCTAAATCTAACCTTATCTAACTATAACCTTATTCCCAACCTTTACTAGCAGTTAAATGACGtaaaatagtgttttccaaagcaatTTTTAGAAAATGAAAGAACATCTGTAGATTGAATCCAAACGGTTCTCATGTGCTCTCCTTTTTCCGATgccgtcatttaggaacgtgttgGGTACCCGAAAGCATAAAATGTTGacaatttgtcacctagcgAAAATtattacgctttgggagtgagaacgtgtctgACCACTACCGGCACACTTTTGCACCGGAGGTTTTcggaaagcttttattttggtatttccgcTGATCCGTGcaataaatttgcatgttagcctaaacatttagatttaaaatttagcatttagatttaacatttagatttaacatttaacatttggaTTTAAcgtttagatttagatttaaatataatatttagatttaacatttaacaaaaaacaagaatcaAAAACCTGCCATTATTATAAGATTTTTTAATAGGAAGCAGAAGAAAGAGCTTCTGAAGCAAGGAAGAAAGTTGAAAGGAACGAATGTGTACGTTAATGAATACCTAATCAAGAAAAACGCAGATATTGCAAGACAAGCAAGATTattaagaaaacagaagaaaatacagTCAACCTGGACATCAGATTGTAAGGTGTTCATTAAGTTAAATGGAACACCGGAGCAGGCAAAGGTCTTAGTCATTAAAGAGCTGACAGAATTAGAAAAATACGGCTGATAAAATGTAAGGCAAAGCATTGGGATGGTCGATGGTACTTTCAATGAATTGTCAAATTGGTTGGTACTTGGCTTAGACAAAGTATTGTTAAAGGTGATGGTATGTGGATAAGATATATAATAAAGTCAGATGTCTGACAGATTTCAAGTAACAAATCAAATGGATGTTGAAAGTGGGACACTGGGGTATGATAGCAATATAGATCCtgactgtaattttttttaccaAAATGTTAAAGGACTGTAATTATTATACAATGGAACTATTTAATAGGAACCTAGAGTGGGGTAAGAATATAACCATGGTTCATTTCAATAGTAGAAGTCTATATGCAAACTTTCAATTTATTAAAGAATATATAGCACAGTTTAATCAACCATTTGGTGTAATAGCAATATCAGAGACTTGGATAAACACTGGAAAAGAAGAGGATTTTGAGATAGAGGGATATGAATTCCTCCACTTAGATAGGACTAATAAAAAAGGAGGTGGGGTGGCACTCTATGTTGATAAAAATTTAAGGTTTGAAAAAATGAGAAGAATGACGAGGGTGGTAGATGGAGTGATGGAATGTATAACagtggaaataaatatgaaaaaacagaaaaatatgattGTCAGTTGCATATATAGAGCACCAGGGTCAAAGATTGAGACTTTTAAGGACATTATGGAGGACTTGTATACAAATCTGAATCAGAAAAGAATGTTTATCTGTGGAGACTTTAATATTGATTTATTGAACCCAAATCATAATAAGAGAATTGAAGAATTTATTGATTCAATGTATTGTATGGGATTATTTCCCCTGATAACAAGACCGACGAGAATAACCACTCATGGTGCAACTCTATTAGATAATATTTTTACAAATGTAATGGAAGAAAATATAAAAGGGGGGATATTGATAAATGATATAAGTGACTTGCCAGTTTTTGTAACTTATGACTGTTGCTATGAAGTTCATAGAAATGAATGTAAGACAATATATAAAACAATTAGAACAGAAAAGACAATGCAGTGTCTCAAAAATGAGTTAATAAAACAAGATTGGACTATTGTATATAAACACAAGGATGTCAATAAAGCCTATGAGGCAgggacgtgcagagggggggggctagaggggcttgagcacccgcccctttcctgatgagtgcccaaagtgcccttttgttgaggcaacttttaaattttttttatttatttatttatttattttatgtgtgtgtgcgtgcggagtcctgtctgtgcccctcaacaataatatttaactattaatcatagttttgctaaataaaaggatctggcttgcatcagtcacatgatcacatttaaccaatgatcgccctcgacggcagaacgcgctggttacgagccgggaacgagctcacaaagagcacgcgcatttgttGCGGTccgagctgtaggagaaacacaagttaactcagagacacagactgatgcgacaaacccagtaagtaggtgtacagcgcacactgtagtgtgtagcacacaggagtattagcttattacgtacacgttggtaagctgtcttgttgcaactgacgaactgaaacaaacgagcgtgctgtgtgtgcaacagcgtgacaaacattacctgtccttttattaactgcacaagtagtgctggtcatagctgctggctacctgtgtaaggctgtcatgggtctgtagctctgtcaccgttttagtgaacatatttagttttaaagtaagtttctgggcatttcctgcctttctggagggattatatttcactaaaaaacgatctaatatgcatgtccacataataattattataattataatatattaaaaaacacatgctgtattttaaagaacatacattaagaagcagattatattagatttatattttaaataagacaaaagttggattttacagcagtaaaatgattgtatctctacagtttaaaaatgtaataagctttgccctgcacagagtggatagtgaaacaaatggaatcatcataaatacattatttcatatttattacttccccctcctcattgctttattattgtagctctagtaataaataataatgtaaggatgcccatagtatatacagtattctgaagaaggtctaacatgtcactgtgtgtgcatgtgtgtgttttatttagctggatttaaaaaaatattactcatgatataacattgtgcagacatggctggtaaggacatgaggaggaaacagtaggagctgtatgaggctactaaaggcagggctataacattttgctgtcatcattttattatagattaagtgcaagagttgttaggtgtggataattagattatagtttattgcaatagcaagttgtgccttgttctcagatagacagcaagtggagagtgatatatgaaatgatgggaaggaaggaagaagagaagcaaagagtgattcacaggcagagccgagtttatgtcacagtttttcgttgccttatggttccaagcgctgtcaccaatctttgcattttgttattatctcatgaaacttgtttaatcagctaccatctctcctgtggactttttaatgtctacagtctcagatcaacacaaccctgcccttcccatattagattcttgatgaatgtgtgttgttgttattcagcatggttcaatgtgcccctttttaactttgagcacccgcccctttaaacctctctgcacgtccCTGATAGAGACAGGTTTTAAAGACtagaaatgaaaacatgtgagtcctgtctttaaataaaaatatataattcccTATATTCCTATCTATTCTTGACATTGAAGCTTTACTCTTCTTGATATTGTGACAAAATACTCTTGGGTTAACCACGAGCTTTCTAAAAACTTGCATATAACAATTGTGCACCATTCATTCCTCATCTTTGCTGCCCATCATTACAACTTTGCTAATGATGGGCAGCAGGTTAGTGTCATGATGTCACCTCAGACATAGTTAAAAGCCCTGTTAACGTAGCTGCTTCTCGCCGGGTGCGGTGGCGCGTGCCTGTAATCCAAGCTACCGGGAGGCTGAGGTTGGAGGATCGTTTGAGCTCATGagctctgagctgcagcaggctATGTCGATTAACACAAAATAATTATCCTCATTCAAAAGTCATGTAAGAACCTCATTGGCTTACGGAATGttgatgttatttaaaaaattcataCAAAAACATGACCTCATTCTAGAATGTCATGTGACAACCTCATTGGCTTATGGAATTGTGATGTCACAGGCTTCTGAATCCATAAATAGGGGTGAGGAGGTACAACTTTCAGTCCGTTATTTGCAGCACTTATGTTAGCAGCATTCAAACGTTCACCAGTAAAGCATTTTCAAACATCTGGATACTTTTCGTACTCACGGTATACAGACTCCAACATGTCTCAGAAAGAGCAAGAAAGACAAGAAGCTGACCCCAGCTCTATTCCATGGTATGAGTCCCTAGACCCTTACATCAGCTCTCTTCCTTGGGATGAACAGGTGGAATTAGAGGAAAAGCGATTGGAAGAAATGGAGAAGGAAAATCTCATGAACAGAGAAAAGATTAAGATCCTgacagaagaaaatgagagaaagagcgCTGAATTAGAAAAATTATCCTACCAGCTTCAGGAAAGGGAAGGTATTATTGAGGAGAAACAATGGGCTCTCCAAGATAAGAAGAATCACGAGCTCCAAGaaaagcttgatgaagctctagaaaaaattaaagatctgctccaaaatgagaaaaaagagagcatTAAAGGGGATAAAATGCTCAAGAAGAATCAGGAGCTCCAAGAAAAGCTTGATGGAgctctggaaaaaaataaagatctgctccaaaaggagaaaaaagagagcataaaacaggaaaacatggtCAAGAAGAATCAGGAGCTCCAAGAGAAGCTTGACGAAGCTCTGGAAAAACTGAAGGAAATCCACCAAGAAGAGAAGCAACAGTCCACACAGCAGAGAGACATGCAGAGCAAACTCCAAGccatggaggaaaaatacaaaGCGCTGCAggtgaaacatgacaaaactctgCACAAAAgtcaacagttgcttcaagacaagaagcaaatggaaatgaaaCAGAAGGAAATTGACTCCAAGCTTGacgagatggaggaaaaacacagatcGCTCCAAATCAAGCTTGAGAAAACAgtgcacagaaataaagagttCATTCAAGAGAGAGAGCAACAAGAAATGCTggagaaagaaacagactccCAGCTTGAAGTCTTggaggaaaaactgaaaatgctgcaaCTAACTCTTGAggaaacactgctcaaaaataAAGAGCTGCTTCAAGAAAAAGACCAACAGAAAATACATCAGGAAGAAATGGATTGCAAGCTGAGGAACATCGAGAAACAAAATGAAGGCTTGCAAGTGATGCTTGATGAAGCTCTGgagagaaataaagagtttCTTCACAAGATAgaccaacagaaaataaaaaaggaagaaatggaTTGCAAGCTGAGGAACATTGAGAAACAAAATGAAGGCTTGCGAGTAATGCTTGATGAAGCTCTGGAGAGAAATAAGGAGAACCtccaagaaaagaaacaagagcCCGTAGAGCAGAGAGACCTGCAGAGCAAACTCCAAGccatggaggaaaaatacaaaGCGCTGCAggtgaaacatgacaaaactctgCACAAAAgtcaacagttgcttcaagacAAGAAGAAACtggaaatgaaacagaaagaaatggaCTCCAAGCTTGacgagatggaggaaaaacacagatcACTCCAAATCAGGCTTGATAAAAAAGTGCACGGAAATAAAGAGCTTCTTCAAGAAAAAgaccaacagaaaatacaacaggaagaagaaaaacttcatCTCCAGAGGAAAAATCAAGCACTCCAAGAATTGTATaacgaaacaaagtacaaatcaACTGTactggaagaagaaaagaaaaagctggaaaaacaaTGCTCAGCGATGCAGAGTAGCATCAATGAGATGCTGAGAAAAAATACCGAACTTGAGGAACTTTCTAAGACCTTGAAgtacaaaaacactgaaatccaGGCGCAAAagcaagaacaacagaaaacacataaaGACCTGCAGTGTAGACTTCAAGAAATCCAGAAGAGAAACCAGCAGCTGGAAGACATGCACACAGATGTGCACAAGGCAAAGCGAATAGAGGAGGCAATAGTTAAAGAACTGAAAGACaagcttaaagaaaaacaagaacaattAGAAGACATGGTGAAAAGATGCAACAAACTTGAGAAAGAAAACGCAGAAACAATCGATGAGCTGAAAACCCTCATCATTGAGAAAAAAGTGCTGGTGGAAGAGtatctgaaaaagaagaaaaaacgctTCCACTGGTTCTGGAGGAGGGGCACTGCTGCTTCTCACCTGATGTAACCtcgtcttcctccacctctatTCCATCTTCATTTCCCCCcttcccctccctcctttttcttttttcaccctCACCCCCCGaccagtcccggcagttgactgccccctcctgagcctggttctgccataGGTTTCTCCTTTAGGTGTCTTTCActttaaaaggagtttttcctatccactgtcgcctgctgcttgctcagaggggattgttggggttttctctcatctctctctttcattctttctatcCTTTCCCCCCCTTCTGCCTTTTCCTTTACCCAATAAACACAATTGCCcacattttacatttgtttgaaAAATGTCTTCATTCAACAATAATTCATCTTAGgtataaaaacaagaaataggtaatagctgcatgtgtgtttgtgtgtgtgcataatataCATACTTGTTTCCCAGAAAGATTTAATACTAGATGGATAGAGACCAgggacgtgcagagggggggctagaggggcttgagcacccgcccctttcctgatgagtgcccaaagtgcccttttgttgaggcaacttttaaattttttttatttatttatttatttatttattttatgtgtgtgtgcgtgcggagtcctgtctgtgcccctcaacaataatatttaactattaatcatagttttgctaaataaaaggatctggcttgcatcagtcacatgatcacatttaaccaatgatcgccctcgacggcagaacgcgctggttacgagccgggaatgagctcacaaagagcacgcgcatttgttgcggtccggagctgtaggagaaacacaagttaactcagagacacagactgatgcgacaaacccagtaagtaggtgtacagcgcacactgtagtgtgtagcacacaggagtattagcttattacgtacacgttagtaagctgtcttgttgcaactgacgaactgaaacaaacgagcgtgctgtgtgtgcaacagcgtgacaaacattacctgtccttttattaactgcacatgtagtgctggtcatagctgctggctacctgtgtaaggctgtcatgggtctgtagctctgtcaccgttttagggaacatatttagttttaaagtaagtttctgggcatttcctgcctttctggagggattatatttcactaaaaaacgatctaatatgcatgtccacataataattattataattataatatattaaaaaacacacgctgtattttaaagaacatacattaagaagcagattatattagatttatattttaaataagacaaaagttggattttacagcagtaaaatgattgtatctctacagtttaaaaatgtaataagctttgccctgcacagagtggatagtgaaacaaatggaatcatcataaatacattatttcatatttattacttccccctcctcattgctttattattgtagctctagtaataaataataatgtaaggatgcccatagtatatacagtattctgaagaaggtctaaaatgtcactgtgtgtgcatgtgtgtgttttatttagctggatttaaaaaaatattactcatgatataacattgtgcagacatggctggtaaggacatgaggaggaaacagtaggagctgtatgaggctactaaaggcagggctataacattttgctgtcatcattttattatagattaagtgcaagagttgttaggtgtggataattagattatagtttattgcaatagcaagttgtgccttgttctcagatagacagcaagtggagagtgatatatgaaatgatgggaaggaaggaagaagagaagcaaagagtgattcacaggcagagccgagtttatgtcacagtttttcgttgccttatggttccaagcgctgtcaccaatctttgcattttgttattatctcatgaaacttgtttaatcagctaccatctctcctgtggactttttaatgtctacagtctcagatcaacacagccctgcccttcccatattagattcttgatgaatgtgtgttgttgttattcagcatggttcaatgtgcccctttttaactttgagcacccgcccctttaaacctctctgcacatcCCTGCTATGAGGCATTCTTAAGCATATTCGTGGCCTTATTAGAGGAAAACAGCCTACTCATTGAAGTCAACAGGAAAGACAAGTATGCAGGAAGACCATGGATGACAAAGGGACTGCAAAATGCCTGTAAAAAAACCCCCATCTTATATAGataattcattaaaaagagAACTACAGaatctgaaaataaatataaaaagtataaaaataaattaactaacATAATGAGAACTTGTAAAAAAGAATACTTCATCAAAAAGTTAGAAGATAATAAAGATAGCATGAAAGGGATATGGAAGGTATTAAATAGTATAATAAAAAATGGACCAAGGACTACTGACTACCCTGGGTATTTTACGGAAGGGACAAATACTATTAGTAAAATGAACGAAGTAGTAAATGGATTCAATGAATTTTTTGTAAATATAGGGCCAAAACTGGCTGCGGAAATAAAGGTTGATATGATAGAAAGGGAGACTGGAGGAAACATTGAAAGGAATGCAAGTTCAATGTTTTTAAGAGCAGTGGAAGAGAAGGAGATATATGATATTGTCAGTGGACTTAAGAACAAAACAAGTACTGACTGTCATGATATTGATATGTTAACGGTAAAGAGAGTAATTGATGGTATTGTAAAACCActacaatatatttttaatttgtctttcCAGGAAGgggtttttccacaaaaaatgaaagttgcAAAAATTATTCCCATTTATAAATCAGGTGAAAAGCATTGTTTTACAAATTATAGACCAGTGTCGGTACTCTCCCAGTTTTCTAAGATACTGGAAAAACTATTTCTAAAAAGATTTGATAGCTTTGTGGATAAACATGATTTGTTGGCAAATTGCCAGTATGGGTTTAGAAATAATAGATCAACAGTTTTGGCATTGATGGATTTAATGGAAGAAATAACAGAATGTATGGATAACAAGAAGTATGCACTTGGAGTCTTTCTAGATCTAAAAAAAGCattgatactgttgaccacgAAATTCTAAAAATCAAACTGGAAAAATATGGGTTCAGGGGTGTGGTACTGGATTGGATACACAGCTATGTGATGAATCGACAgcaatatgtacaaataaatgagTTTAAATCTAAATTGATGGATATTGAATGTGGAGTACCTCAAGGATCAGTATTAGGTCCgaaaatgtttattatgtatataaatgatatttgtaaagTATCGAAGATACTGAAGTTTgtaatttttgcagatgataccaatATACTTTGTTCAGGTGCGGAATTTCAACAGGTTTTGGAGGTGATCACACAggagttaaatatattaaagaAGTGGTTTGATAGAAACAAATTGtccttaaatttaaataaagcaaaatTTATGTTATTCGGAAACtataagaaaaacattaacattGAAATTTGTGTCGATAATATATATCTAGAAAGGGTTAATGCCATAAAATTTCTTGGTGTGATCATTGATCAAAAGGCCTGTTGGAAATCACACATCACTTATGTGAGGGGAAAGTTAGCACGGGGCATTGCTGTCTTGGGGAAAGTAAAACAATTTCTGGATAGGAAAACATTGTATATGTTATATTGTGCTTTGCTATTACCATACATGAGTTATTGTGTAGAGGTTtggggaaatacatataaaagtAATATTCAGACTATAATCATAATGCAGAATGGGGCCATTAGACTAATAAATCAGGAGGGGTATAGGGGTCACACAAATGCACTCTTTATTAGGACGCAAGCTAtaaaattccaggatctggtgaAGTTTAAAACAGTGCAAATAATATATAAGGTAAGGAAAGGAATGCTCCCAATCGAAATAAGTAAATGGTTCTTAGAAAGAGAAGGGAGGTATAATTTTAGAGGGAAGtggaatttaaaattacaaagaGTAAGAACAACATTGAAAAGGATGTCTATTTCAATAGCGGGAGTTAAATTCTGGAATGagttaaaagaagaaataaaagtcaGTAGTGatataaaacagtttaaaataaaactcaaaaaagaaatatttaataagtataagaatgaagaaaatgcaATTAACCCAAGACAGCAGTCAAActcatgtttattttcttctgcaaATTAGCAAATCTAAATATAGTTTTAGTTGaacatgtgaaaatatttttttgagaTGTTATGTTCTAAGTTGAAGACATTGTATACGTTTTTGTTGTTcagatgatgaggatgtaaaccTGAGGCGGTAGGGCTAAATAAGTATATACttctgcctactccttttcaaacaactgtATGGAATGATTTTATGAAATGTTGGTGAATgtatatgtttaaaataaaaaagaactgaactgaacatttagatttaaatataatatttagatttaacatttagattgaaTATTTGACATTTAGATTTAgcatttaaaattctgttttaaatatgaaaagttacaaatatttt
It encodes the following:
- the LOC106676762 gene encoding uncharacterized protein LOC106676762 — protein: MSQKEQERQEADPSSIPWYESLDPYISSLPWDEQVELEEKRLEEMEKENLMNREKIKILTEENERKSAELEKLSYQLQEREGIIEEKQWALQDKKNHELQEKLDEALEKIKDLLQNEKKESIKGDKMLKKNQELQEKLDGALEKNKDLLQKEKKESIKQENMVKKNQELQEKLDEALEKLKEIHQEEKQQSTQQRDMQSKLQAMEEKYKALQVKHDKTLHKSQQLLQDKKQMEMKQKEIDSKLDEMEEKHRSLQIKLEKTVHRNKEFIQEREQQEMLEKETDSQLEVLEEKLKMLQLTLEETLLKNKELLQEKDQQKIHQEEMDCKLRNIEKQNEGLQVMLDEALERNKEFLHKIDQQKIKKEEMDCKLRNIEKQNEGLRVMLDEALERNKENLQEKKQEPVEQRDLQSKLQAMEEKYKALQVKHDKTLHKSQQLLQDKKKLEMKQKEMDSKLDEMEEKHRSLQIRLDKKVHGNKELLQEKDQQKIQQEEEKLHLQRKNQALQELYNETKYKSTVLEEEKKKLEKQCSAMQSSINEMLRKNTELEELSKTLKYKNTEIQAQKQEQQKTHKDLQCRLQEIQKRNQQLEDMHTDVHKAKRIEEAIVKELKDKLKEKQEQLEDMVKRCNKLEKENAETIDELKTLIIEKKVLVEEYLKKKKKRFHWFWRRGTAASHLM